A window from Ictalurus furcatus strain D&B chromosome 16, Billie_1.0, whole genome shotgun sequence encodes these proteins:
- the plac8.2 gene encoding placenta associated 8, tandem duplicate 2 has translation MEVTSQPTAFAPSDFQTGLLECCDDCGTCVCGLFCLTCLGCSIASDMGECCLCGLGMSIRSVYRTKYNIKGSMCKDFMISNCCLPCATCQLKRDIDRRKQQGIF, from the exons ATGGAGGTGACGTCTCAGCCCACAGCGTTCGCTCCGTCTGACTTCCAGACCGGACTGCTCGAGTGCTGCGACGACTGCGGGACAT gtgtgtgtgggcTCTTCTGTCTAACCTGCCTGGGCTGTTCCATCGCCAGCGATATGGGGGAGTGCTGTTTATGTGGACTGGGAATGTCCATTCGCAGTGTGTACAGAACCAAATACAACATCAAG GGCTCCATGTGTAAAGACTTTATGATCAGTAATTGCTGCTTACCCTGCGCCACCTGCCAGCTGAAGAGAGACATCGACAGGAGGAAGCAGCAGGGAATCTTCTGA
- the cops4 gene encoding COP9 signalosome complex subunit 4 yields MASGVRQELAQLMNSTGSHKDLVGKYRQILEKALQLTDTEQLEALKAFVEAMVNENVSLVISRQLLTDFCTHLPNLPDGTAKSVYHFTLEKIQPRVISFEEQVASIRQHLATIYEKEEDWRNAAQVLVGIPLETGQKQYNVDYKLDTYLKIARLYLEDDDPVQAEAYINRASLLQNESTNEQLQIHYKVCYARVLDYRRKFIEAAQRYNELSYKSIVHETERLEALKHALHCTILASAGQQRSRMLATLFKDERCQQLAAYGILEKMYLDRIIRGNQLQEFAAMLMPHQKATTADGSSILDRAVIEHNLLSASKLYNNITFEELGALLEIPPAKAEKIASQMITEGRMNGFIDQIDSIVHFETREPLPTWDKQIQSLCFQVNNLLEKISQAAPEWTAQAMEAQMSQ; encoded by the exons ATGGCGTCTGGTGTACGGCAGGAGCTCGCGCAGCTTATGAACTCCACTGGTTCTCACAAAGATCTCGTTGGAAA GTATCGTCAGATTCTGGAGAAAGCTCTTCAGTTAACAGATACGGAACAACTCGAGGCGCTGAAAGCGTTCGTGGAAGCCA TGGTCAATGAGAACGTGAGTCTGGTCATATCCCGGCAGCTCCTGACTGACTTCTGCACACACCTCCCGAATTTACCCGACGGCACGGCGAAATCCGTCTACCACTTCACCCTCGAGAAGATTCAACCCCGAGTCATCTCCTTTGAAGAGCAG GTGGCGTCGATCCGACAGCATTTAGCCACTATATATGAGAAAGAAGAGGACTGGAGGAACGCTGCGCAGGTTTTAGTGGGCATTCCGCTCGAGACGGGACAGAA ACAGTACAACGTCGACTACAAGTTAGACACGTACCTGAAGATCGCTCGGCTCTACCTGGAGGACGATGATCCGGTTCAGGCCGAGGCCTACATCAACCGTGCCTCCTTACTGCAGAACGAGTCCACAAACGAGCAGCTGCAGATCCACTACAAG gtgtgcTATGCCAGAGTGTTGGACTACAGGAGGAAGTTTATAGAAGCAGCCCAGCGCTACAACGAGCTTTCTTACAAATCCATAGTGCACGAGACCGAGCGCCTGGAGGCCCTAAAGCACGCTCTGCACTGCACGATTCTGGCCTCGGCAG GGCAGCAGCGGTCCCGGATGTTGGCTACGCTGTTTAAGGACGAGCGATGTCAGCAGCTGGCGGCGTACGGCATTCTGGAGAAGATGTATCTGGATCGGATCATCCGGGGGAACCAGCTGCAGGAGTTCGCTGCTATGCTGATGCCCCATCAGAAAGCCACCACTGCAGATG GTTCGAGTATCCTGGATCGAGCTGTTATTGAACACAACCTTCTCTCTGCCAGTAAACTATACAACAACATCACGTTTGAGGAGCTAGGTGCACTTCTGGAGATCCCACCTGCAAAG GCAGAGAAAATCGCCTCCCAGATGATCACAGAGGGTCGTATGAATGGCTTCATCGATCAGATAGACAGCATCGTCCACTTTGAGA CTCGAGAGCCGCTGCCCACCTGGGACAAACAGATCCAGTCGCTCTGCTTCCAGGTGAACAACCTGCTGGAGAAGATCAGTCAGGCAGCACCGGAGTGGACGGCACAGGCCATGGAGGCCCAGATGTCCCAATAA